AAAGGCCTTCGGTGTTACGTGGGTAATCACAATGAAAATCACTTAATAAACTTGATTCACTGTAGTCCACTAACTACTAGTTCATTAAATTCCTTGTTAAAATTCACTCCGGCCAAATATGATAAGTACTGTAATAAGGTTATACGACAACATCAATTCTCTGTAAGAACGAGACAACCACCTAGTTCTTCATTTGTGTAAATACAAGTTTAATCACGTAACTTTTATATTAGTCAAAATTATTCATTGTTTCAGGAAGTCATGAAAACCatgataaaatttaatatttttaaagtcTACAGTAATCCATCCgtccaaagaaaattatatagtgTACAGAATTGGTAAGCATTTTTTCTTTGGACCAGCAATTGATTTTGTATAGGAGTGAACGAAATAACAATATTATCTCCCGCATGAATAAATATACGGCAACAAACGATGTATGTGCTGGGTTTAGATATAATGATTACACGAAATTCCCCCCAATATTTTtcgtaacatacacacacatatgcatacgtatgtatatactatttaccTCTGCTATCAGACGCTGCATATCTTCGTTTTCCTGCATCAGTTTCTGAtaacgttcttcttcttctttgcttggAGCGTTGTCACCTGTAGACTCGACGCGTTCTCCGGGATGGCGGACAACTTCCACGATCTGCATTATAGTGACCAGCATATAAAACTATTTAGAATAGACAAGTATTGATGAGGAATGCGTACATGGGAGTTTACAACTACGAAAGAATTAGTTTATATACAAAGATTCACTGGAATGGTTGTTATTTGTAGCATCAAATTGATGTTTCTTTACGAaagcaaaccaacacacacaacaggatctctctctctctctctctctctctctctcttctctctctctctctctctccttttggtcAACCCCCTACCTTTGGGACGAAGACGAGGGCCATGGAGAGGAAGCAACAGAAGATGATCGCCAATGAAACGAAAGCGAACGCAGCGTCTTGTTGAGCCGAGATGACCAAAGTGACCGGCGCTGTGATGAGACACAACACTACCACATTGTAAATGCTCATTCCAACCTAAAGATAAAATCAAGAGTGTTCAGTTTCCTCTGTTTCATTTGTCTCCCGGTCCATTATATGAAACAGAAAAATCCTAAATTAGATTTCTGACATCCGTTTGGTTCAAATCACTTGCAACCTGCTGAAACTAGCATATCGGACTAGCGGTAAGGAGACTCCCAGTCTCCGAGCTGCGTGAACAGCTTTCATTATTTTCCTATCGCATTATTCCATCTTCCCTAAGTTACTAAAACCGTTAAAACCCTCTCTTGGCGGAAACGAAAACGACGGAAAAATGAAGTTTAGCAGGCAGAATCTTTCTTGGAATCTTAAATGATACtaaattattaacaaattctaTAATAAAGATGTTTGATAGCAGTATGTCTATAATTTGGAGTAAATATTTGTCCCTAAAATTCCACCACAgactagatttttattttgtttattagacAATATCTTAGGCATTGCATGGCAAGGCAAGGGAAAAAATGCTTATGGATACGAAATTacctgatatatatgtatatatgtatatatatatatatatatatatatatatatagtatatatgtgtgtgtttgtttgtgtgtgtgtatgtgcgtgtgtgatgAATCAGGACCATTTACTTACCAGCCTGGAATCGTTGATTTGCTTAAGCTTAACGCTCCGAGTTTCATAAGccaggaaaagcccgaaaatcaaCAGAAGGCCCTTGTATCCATAAAGAAGACCTGTGATCAAAGCATTCCAAATGGTAAAATATGTTATATTGTACTAAACTTGCTTCGTGAAGAGCTGAAGCACGCATTTCTGCTAATATATTCACTTAATGTGTAAAGTGCATTGAAAAATCTCAGGTTCATTCCAGACTCATCGGGTAAACTAAAGTCTCACTGAAAGTTACTGATTCATCCAAGACCGTGAAACTTCAGATGAAAGTCAATTATCAAACAAATATGAGCAACTGCGCCAAGTGGCTTGGATTCTTACCTAGCCAGAGGGTATTATGTTTACTCTCACAGTGTTCCAGCTCAGGTTTGATTTTGATGTCCTCCACGGTGTCCTCCGGAACCTCCAGGGGGAACACTTCGAGGGTCCTCTGCAATGGATCCACTCCCTGCCACACGCTGAGAACTATGATGTCCACGACAACGAAACTTCCCACCATGACGTAGAGTTTCCAGGGCTCAACACGCTTAGTAAAGACCAACTATGTTATTGAATCTGCTTGGTTTGAGTCTAAGTTTATCGTATTTCTTATGTTTCATGGAATTTCAATGTCTGTGTGGGCTCTAAGCGTGCGGTGCACTACTGAACATATTTGGGATTGTGGTGATAATGAGTGTGTTGATATTAGGTGGAAAGGTGACGTAAATAGTGACGATACAAAGTAACACAGCCTAAAAGTATGAGGAAAACTCAAGACCTCAGTCGTTAAGACAAACCAGTCGCTTGTGGTAGGCGAAAGGAAAACGGAGGACCTTCTTAATTAAATCTGTAACCAGTAAGAGGAAGAGCATGAGACAATAATGAAGGGAGTACTATATATCaccaagggatatatatataaaagtcttaaTCATAAATCTAAGTAACCCTACCTTCCGTACCTTGTTTTCGATCTTGGTTTTGGTCGTGAGTCTGTGCACGCGCCAAATCTTCGAAAACATGGCGCCGTAAGCCAGAGTGAACCCGAGTGACAAACACCAGGCTCGGAGTCCGCAAATGGCGGGAAACTGCTCCTCGCTCACGAACTGGCCATCGAGTCCCAGGAGAACTATGGAGCTCAGGCAGACGATGATGCCCACCAGAGTGATGTTATTACAGGTAGGGTGGGCAAGATTAATGGATCTTAGGAAGAGATTGAAAAAGGAGTTACACTCATGCACCAGTGACACCGCTGACATTCAGAATTTGCTTATTTTCCTTGTACATTTGTTACTCCCGAACCTTTGTagatgccattttgtttttatataaagaaacctggaataacagtaataacaaaAATTTTAGACTGTTTCCAGGTTGATAGCTCTTAACCGTATCAGAAACCTTATGGTCGTTTTAAGACTAAGTGACAcactttttttagtaaataaatgattcatttttgtcactaaaaaataaactgaaaatagcAACTTTAATGGCTAGGAGAACATCAGACGAGATTTCCAAGAACCAGCAAAAACTCTCTAGGAGAACCAAAAGAAAGTAGTTTCGCAAAACAAGACAGTTTGTTTACCTGAGGAATATTTTTcgtatgtatttatctttatccAAATGAACAAATCATTATATTCTGAGATCAGTGATAATAAATTCCATTAATAAGCTtcagacataaataaataaataaaggtatgatCAACAGCTACTCTGTaccaagaataaaaaagaatactcGTCTTACCTTCGGTGTCTGTGAATGAAGGTAAAGATGAGCAGAAAGAGGGCCCATATGGTTCCAACAGCACTTATAGTGCACATGCTTATGAAGAGTCCCAGAGATACAGTGCGCAGCTGGCGTCTGACTATGGTGCGGTCTTGAGGAACCTTCCCGGCTGCGTGGAGTAGATTAGTACGTTCATTAATTCATGTTCATAAAGTTTGCTGTCTTTAGTCTGCGTTCCCATAATGCACTTCATAGTCCATGGTCCTGTATTGTTTTCATCTATCTTTTAGAATAGCTGGTTTTTCCAATTTCGAtttgtatttttgagaaaaacATCCCATCGTATTTCTAActaatattccattttttaagtacatcaaaatatttttttttacggaaaaagGAACATTCGGGTTTTCTTGAATGCAAACGCACAGCTCGGAAGAGCTATCACCAATGCTATTAGCAGAAATtcctgttgaaatatatatatctttttgttaATTATGATTATCGTCGTGCATGAGTAGGCTTTTTCTTGTGAATAACTGAAAAGTGGCGAGATTTCGTCGCCTCGAGCAGAGAGCCTTTACTAAATTGTTTTCAATCCTGTTTTTACCTTCTTAATAATAAACTCAGGATTATAATACTTCGGTTAAGCAATATTCGAATCCAGAATTAGAATtgcatgaaattatatcacaatatgaattttggatactactactactactaccgctaataatactaataataataatgatacaaattattattattattattattattattattattattattattattattattattattattattattattattattattatttggtgttgttgctgttattttgtAGTTGCCTTACCTATCCATTGCTCCTTATTAAACCAAGTCAGATTATCTGTCTGAACGTCGAAATAGCCCAGCTTGGTGTATCGACCCTCGATCATCTGTTCGACCTGCGTCCAGGCGATTCTGTCACCGTCTGTGCTAAAAGCCACTCGACCCTAAGGACAAGTTACCAACTTTCAGAAAAGCGAAGTGAAATAGTTGGAAAAGGTCAAAAATCTTTCGTGGCCACAGGAAAAAAGATGTTTTGATAAGTGGATTAAAAAATGTCCCTTAAAAATACTttacaatgacaaacaaatgagTAAATGAGTTTGAAAACTTTTCTGCCTTTATTCACAGAAACTAAGTCACGTATTCAAATAGACTAAGATCGAGGAACGTCATTCAAATTATTTAAGTCAAATTGGTTTGAGAAGATAAGCCGTAAAACGCCAAGTACAAGTCGATCTGAAGGTTTTCAGCATAAAATTTTGAGTTAGGCTTTTACGTACCGTATAGGTCGACCTCCAGACATACGGTAGGCCATACCAGTGGGCCAAAACCTAGACGTAAATGAAGTGTTTACAGTCAGTGTATCAGCTGTTGGAAATACTGTGTGctataggaatggaatggaatatggagtttagtccaaaggccaagcactgggacccacgaggtcattcagcgctggaaaggaaactgagagaaggtaagtttgagaggtgtaacaggagaaaaacctagCACTTGCACATTGAAATAATAGTTTGGAGAGGGAGGGTAATAAGATAGAAGAacgataatatgaaaggaggtacagaaagGTAATAGAAAACTGAATTAGTTTTactatatctttatcttttaccAATCATTGTGTCAACATGCTGATTGTGATCACCAAGCAAGTTTTTATCCCACATGACAAGTGGGATATAGTACTTGTAGCAACCTGCCAGAGGCAAGGTAAGTGATGCACAGTGAATCTTTGAAATGCTGTAGGTCTCAAATGTTTACAAATAGCCGTAAAtgtttgaattttaaaatatgtTCGTACCATGCGAATTTTCTCTCAGAGAAGAACTTAGAGGTTCATATTCTTTCAAAAAGGACTGCTACAAGACCTATCGGATAAAAAAAATAGGCTTTATATTCTTAGACCAAAGAATAAGAATGACAATGATACATTCGAATATGATCTAATCGGAAAAATAAACTCCTATTCACAATTACCGGAGGCTTTAACAATTCAAATGAGTGCAATAGGCTGCAAGACATCCAGTGTAATGCCATCAAGTTATAAGAGATTTCTGGTGAAACCTCTTTGTTGATATcttcgtgaaaataaaaaaaaaaagatgaggagccgtagaatcagagagagagagagagagagagagaaggatgaatgACTTACAGAAACACCAAGGAACTGGGTGGCGTTCATGGCCTTATAGAGCTCGTCCGCTATGTATTTATTCGTATAAGTAAACTCTTCTATAGACCTCCCTCTAGCTTTCAGCGTTTCCATCGTCTTGTTCAGTGCCAGAGCCACGCTCCAGATGGCGTCGTATGCCAGAGGTGCTTCCTGAAATCGgggaaagtttgagtcttcaagAAAGTTCATGGCAGGAATCGATCATTTCAACAGGAATAGCTTATTCTACAGTTTATGGTACTGTAAGGATAGTTTAGAAATCGAAAATAAAAACAGTTAAGGAAAATAAACTGTCTTTAACTAATATGGCACATACACCTAAAGAGAAAACCATGATGTTTCAGTTTGATATACTTTCAGGTCCCTTTGTCTAAATTAGTTGAATATAAAagttaggccaaaagccaagcactgggatatATGAGGTCacttagcgctgaaacggaaatgggcagtaaaaggtttgaaaggtgtaacaggcggaaAACCTTTCAATTACActatgagtcaattgttaggagagggtgaaaaaaaagtgaatatgaaagagggtacagttaaaggaactaAAGGGGTTGtaactagggaccgaaggcacgttgcaaagaactttaagtaatgcctacagcgcaccgcatgaggtgcaccgacggcgcTACCCCACTACGAGGTTCCTTTAtctaaagaaaaatcattatccgaTCTAAATCTTATCTGGTCTTACAGAATTGTTCATACTCTACCTGGTATCCTACAGGTGTACTTTGGTTTTCGTAACCTTGGTCGATCAAGGCCTGATTAAGCCTAAGGCGGAAGTCTCCTGCAGTCTTTagggggaaaaataaataagtaatattaCCATGATTCAAAGACATTTGtgtctctttatatatacatatattacatacatacatattatattatatatgttatatatatatatatatatatatatatatataaaaagtaatgttACAATTATTCCAAtacatttgtttctctttttatgtatgtgtactatatatatataatatatattataatatataatataatattaaatatatgcatacacatatagatGTGTGTGAGATATATAAGTGTGTGCTTCATTAAAACTTACTTGTTACTTCGGCAAAAGGCTTTTCATTCATTTCGCGTTACCTGTTTTGTAAAGTGGTGAATTGCCTCTTATATCAAAGGtaaatttcaaagattaatattagTTTATCTTCCCTAAGATCTAGTACGTGTCATTTAGTAAAGGCGTAAGGAACCAAATCCCTAAACGCAAGCGAGAGAGAAATGGATGAGTATCCTCACCATGCCGGAAATAGTCTTCTCTTTATCTTTGTTCCACATGAGAGCCTCTGTCGTGAGGTGTCCTTCGGCTGCCTGCCGCATCTCCTGCCGAGAGCAGTTGAGTCCTTCCTCCTCCAGGTGTTGCTCGTACCAGCCGTCTTCGTACCATCCTGGGAGGAGATGAGGCCGGAGAGGAGGAGTCAGGAGAATAGCCACCTTAAACAGAACTCAAATTTATTTGGAAAACTGTTTAATCTATTCGAGTATTTGCTTAGGAGTTGCGCGTTTGTGGAATCCactttaggttattattattattattattattattattattattattattattattattattattattattattattattattattattattattcagaagatgaaaccttgtcataaggaacaagcccaccaaaggggccactgacttgaaattcaagcttcgagagaatatggtgttcgttatgAAGCAGTAAGGCGAGGTGAATTGATATACAGAAAGAAACTATACCGctcattgaaaaaagaaaaaaatataaattaacaaatagacaaaaatatatttaaatgcaaggagaataatataagggtagtaatgtattgccaGAATTTTTTGaggtcagaaattaaaaaaacaacacaTCCTAGTAtcacaaaattataataaaagtttACCAGTCATTGATGTCTATAGTGCGCCTGCTAAAACGTCTCGGAAACATTATAGTCAAATAATTTGTTCAGGAAATCGATTTCGGGAATAGACTAGTTCACAAACGGAAAAAGCagcagaaatataaaatatcgaGAAAAATACCTAAATTGGCgttgaaagaaaaaggaaaaaattagatGCATGAGGAAAGCTCCGAAGCTGAACATTAGACCAAATTAAGCACTGGTCAAAGAACAAGATGAAAGAACCCAGTCATCTAGCTCACCAATGAAGAACCAGACGTAGCTCTTTCCGTAAAGATTGTTCTTGTAGATCTCGCACAAGACGCGCCTAGCAGCCACCACGTAGAAGAGGCCGACGATAATTCTGGCATCCTGACGTTTAAGGTTTCTGACGGCGTCAGTGGGATCCGTCAGGAAGCTCTGACGAGTCACGATCTCTATTCCCGCCTCCTTGCACCGGACTTCGAGGTCTTCCACCGTCTGGGAGAAGAGAGAGCAGCTCAATGACCCGCCATGTCAAGTTGTTTGAATTTCCGGTTTATCTGATTTCATtacctttcttatttcctctttctttAAATTGCTCAATCAGTCATGACTCTTTCAGAGCCTTTGATGCCATATTTAACCTTCCCCCTCTTActcgattacacacacacacacacacacacacactaggtcGTACATGACAGCTGCTCCTAGGCCAGGTTcgcactgagaacaattttaccCTTCATTATGAACTTAACAGTTTTGCTCAAGTTTAACAAgaggttttatttcttattatatatatatatatatatatatatatatatatatatatatatatatatatatatatatataaaacacatacattCCACATACCGAAATGAAGACTTCCTCTGCCTGCTGTATAATAGCAACGCGGGACCAACCATATTTCTGCATCACTTTAATTCGTGTCGGATTGTGAACGGTGGCTGAGGGGTGCGTTCGGAAGAAGGTCGGGAAGCGGTTTCGGTCAGCCAGAGCAGGTGAACTAGACCCATACGACAGCTGTTGGGGAAGAAATTCATCAGCAAAGAAGAAACGAAGTTGTTAAGGGGCTTTTAAGGGACCATTTACTTTGTaaatggcacttcaaaacaaaatgaaCATCAGCTTCGTTAGAATATTTCTGGTATTTGTAGAAATGAAATCAATATTTACTCAAGGGCTGCTCCCCTTGAACACGAATACTATGGAACATAACGAgggagtaataataatttttttttcagttgaggTGAAAGAAGAAAACGTAACTAATTATGGAGTTATTAGGTCTCCACTAGAACAGGTTCCCTAATCCATTACCAGAAGAAAATGAGCTTGTGCATGTATATTCAGCAGTTACAAAAAGCAGTGAGTCTTTTTCAAATCCTTAGTCCCTGCAGTTTAACTATTAATAATTTCATTCCAAAGTGTGTCTGATGAGAAATATTTATCTGGTTAATAAGGCAGTAACGATTCTGTctagattatcattattaataaaatagtttaatcagaccactgggCTGACTATCAGCTCTCACAGGTCTGGCCGAAGGATTAGGGTGACATACTAGGACTAGGCCATAGGCAAGTACTAGGACCAAATGAGGCATTCATGTGGTGactaatgaatgaaaatgaaacttaaaagaaaaaaactgcttcTGTCTAGAAAAACTACCTCATTCAAATGACCTAACTAGATTGACCATAAAACAGTAATGCCAGCAAATGTAGCAGAGAAAACCCACCACAACAAGGTTCCACATCTTGGCTGCTTCTGCGATGGTCGTGCACACAGTGGAGCATCCTCCGAGAAGCATGAGTTTAGTGGGAGGATTGTACAATAGGTCGTACATGACAGCTGCTCCTAGGCCGGGTTcgcactgagaacaattttaccCTTCATTATATGAACTTAACAGTTTTGCTCAAGTCTAGAAAGAGGTTTTATTTCATTAGCATTGAAAATATGGCAGCGCTTAAACTGTAAAACAGTTGGCTATTTACAAAAATTGTTTTTGATAGGATCAAGAAGTGTATTAATCACAATGTTTGGCTGAAAGGGTGAACCGACTTGAGTTGGTATAAAGGTTAAAACATCAGAGGCTTCTATTTAAAGACAGAGGGGACGGACAAAGAACGTCATTATttggaagaagagaaaagagTAGAAGAACGGTTCCAAAATCATGACAGGTTTGAGAAGTGTATGGTCTAACCCAACAAGAAGTGACAGAGTCGTTTGGAGGAGCTTGTATTGCAGAAATCTATATAATCAAGTTAAAGCCAAACTTTAGATGGAGAATGGAGACGATAAACATTATCAAAATGATTCCTGCTCACCAGAGAGTCGTTCCAGGCCAGATGTAATTTATATCCAGGAAGGAGGTCGGGTCGCTTGTTGACGTCTTCTAACGCCAACATGGCAGCCGGTTGGCAAGCCTTTGAAACGGGAAAAGGGAGGAAAGCGTTTTCAGCAGTCATTGGTcatgatgtgtatatatttacagatacacacacacacacacacaaacacacagacacacagacacagacacacaaagaccacacacacatatatatatatatgtgtgtttgtgtgtgtgtgtgtgtgtgtgtgtgtatgtgtgtgtgtgtgtgtatcatattcTGTATAATTTTGATAGTTTAACTACAAttgaataatattatatgatatatatatatatatatatatatatatatatatatatagatagtgtgtgtgtgtgtgtgtgtagtgttaatatatatatacatatatatctaaaaaattttttatatatatatcatatatatatatatatatatatatatatatatatatgtgtgtgtgtgtgtgtgtgtgtgtgtgtgtacaatatgaATGTGAACATACCTGCAAGCAAGTTGACCATTATGTCAACACAAATATATCTGCACGTAAATGTTATATAAGGGCAATGTCATGCGTGCTCTGTATTTGTCTGATTATCGATTATCCCTGAGAGTGGGTATCATTTGACCTCTTGGCGCCTGGAGACGTACCTGCCCTCCCTGCCATCCTCCGGAGCCCATGATAGGGAAAATGCCACCGATGTTTAAGAGTCGTTCGCCTCCCCCGGTCACTCCTACTATGAATGTCACAGCCAGTGGCCAGATCCATAATATCACCGAGACCTGAGAAGATTtaggggataataataataataataataataataataataataataataataataattaataataataataataagcaatgNNNNNNNNNNNNNNNNNNNNNNNNNNNNNNNNNNNNNNNNNNNNNNNNNNNNNNNNNNNNNNNNNN
This window of the Macrobrachium nipponense isolate FS-2020 chromosome 5, ASM1510439v2, whole genome shotgun sequence genome carries:
- the LOC135215630 gene encoding gamma-aminobutyric acid type B receptor subunit 1-like isoform X3, producing MKVSVILWIWPLAVTFIVGVTGGGERLLNIGGIFPIMGSGGWQGGQACQPAAMLALEDVNKRPDLLPGYKLHLAWNDSLCEPGLGAAVMYDLLYNPPTKLMLLGGCSTVCTTIAEAAKMWNLVVLSYGSSSPALADRNRFPTFFRTHPSATVHNPTRIKVMQKYGWSRVAIIQQAEEVFISTVEDLEVRCKEAGIEIVTRQSFLTDPTDAVRNLKRQDARIIVGLFYVVAARRVLCEIYKNNLYGKSYVWFFIGWYEDGWYEQHLEEEGLNCSRQEMRQAAEGHLTTEALMWNKDKEKTISGMTAGDFRLRLNQALIDQGYENQSTPVGYQEAPLAYDAIWSVALALNKTMETLKARGRSIEEFTYTNKYIADELYKAMNATQFLGVSGRVAFSTDGDRIAWTQVEQMIEGRYTKLGYFDVQTDNLTWFNKEQWIAGKVPQDRTIVRRQLRTVSLGLFISMCTISAVGTIWALFLLIFTFIHRHRRSINLAHPTCNNITLVGIIVCLSSIVLLGLDGQFVSEEQFPAICGLRAWCLSLGFTLAYGAMFSKIWRVHRLTTKTKIENKVRKRVEPWKLYVMVGSFVVVDIIVLSVWQGVDPLQRTLEVFPLEVPEDTVEDIKIKPELEHCESKHNTLWLGLLYGYKGLLLIFGLFLAYETRSVKLKQINDSRLVGMSIYNVVVLCLITAPVTLVISAQQDAAFAFVSLAIIFCCFLSMALVFVPKIVEVVRHPGERVESTGDNAPSKEEEERYQKLMQENEDMQRLIAEKEEKIRLLKLKLQERAAIRAREQASENHVLTGEEPIQMRLRPGHFDSNSDKQPLFSADIELCYSTGGRPAVRIVSPQAPNVDDAMVPRINFDVSESYL
- the LOC135215630 gene encoding gamma-aminobutyric acid type B receptor subunit 1-like isoform X6; protein product: MKVSVILWIWPLAVTFIVGVTGGGERLLNIGGIFPIMGSGGWQGGQACQPAAMLALEDVNKRPDLLPGYKLHLAWNDSLCEPGLGAAVMYDLLYNPPTKLMLLGGCSTVCTTIAEAAKMWNLVVLSYGSSSPALADRNRFPTFFRTHPSATVHNPTRIKVMQKYGWSRVAIIQQAEEVFISTVEDLEVRCKEAGIEIVTRQSFLTDPTDAVRNLKRQDARIIVGLFYVVAARRVLCEIYKNNLYGKSYVWFFIGWYEDGWYEQHLEEEGLNCSRQEMRQAAEGHLTTEALMWNKDKEKTISGMTAGDFRLRLNQALIDQGYENQSTPVGYQEAPLAYDAIWSVALALNKTMETLKARGRSIEEFTYTNKYIADELYKAMNATQFLGVSGRVAFSTDGDRIAWTQVEQMIEGRYTKLGYFDVQTDNLTWFNKEQWIAGKVPQDRTIVRRQLRTVSLGLFISMCTISAVGTIWALFLLIFTFIHRHRRSINLAHPTCNNITLVGIIVCLSSIVLLGLDGQFVSEEQFPAICGLRAWCLSLGFTLAYGAMFSKIWRVHRLTTKTKIENKVRKRVEPWKLYVMVGSFVVVDIIVLSVWQGVDPLQRTLEVFPLEVPEDTVEDIKIKPELEHCESKHNTLWLGLLYGYKGLLLIFGLFLAYETRSVKLKQINDSRLVGMSIYNVVVLCLITAPVTLVISAQQDAAFAFVSLAIIFCCFLSMALVFVPKIVEVVRHPGERVESTGDNAPSKEEEERYQKLMQENEDMQRLIAEKEEKIRLLKLKLQERAAIRAREQASENHVLTGEEPIQMRLRPGERCQETSFHEERPPLRRDPGYPSCTAVAC